The [Pantoea] beijingensis genomic sequence TTCGTGCTTCCCGCACTGGTAAAATGCGTAGCCGGCGGTACCGCCTATTTCGGGGTTATCTCTGAATTGATTCAACAGGGTAAAGTCACCGTAAGCCAAATTAACGCCTCCGCCGGATTGCTTATCCAGACATTCGATCTTCCCGGAATTGGCATTTTTCTTGGTATCAGCTCGCGCTTTGTACGCCTGTTTCGTTTTGCTGTTCCTGGTGCTATGGTCGGCATTCTGATTCGGTCCGTTATACATATGACGCTATTTTAACGCGGCAGACAGGCCGATATCGGATGTGCAGAGTAAATACCGCATCCAGCTACATCTTGTGAGAGATGCAAAGAGAGTTTGCCCTTCGATGGCGGTTTGCAACACATTATAAAGCCATCGAATTCTCCCGAGCATCGGACGCGGCAAGGGTGGATAAGTGGTAAATCGGTAAGAATAAAAACAAAAAAACCGCCCTTGGGGCGGTCACGACATTACTGCTAATTGCTTGTTTTTATTTGGTATAGAATATGGTGCCCGGGGCGGGACTTGAACCCGCACAGCCATAAGGCCGAGGGATTTTAAATCCCTTGTGTCTACCGATTTCACCACCCGGGCAGGGTATAAAGTGGAGGCGCGTCCCGGAGTCGAACCGAGGTAGGCGGATTTGCAATCCGCTGCATGGCCACTCTGCCAACGCGCCTTAATACTGCTTACCTTTTCAGGTTGTTATCAGATAAGGTTCTGATAACAAAATCTGGAGCGGGAAACGAGACTCGAACTCGCGACCCCGACCTTGGCAAGGTCGTGCTCTACCAACTGAGCTATTCCCGCTTCGTCAGCAAAATCTTCGAACTTGCTGATTTACTTTATCTTATGGCGCCTTAGCTGCCGTTCGATGCGTTGCATTCTACTGACCTGAAGAAATGAGTCAATAAAATTATCCTTACTTAGCATCTGTTTGCTGCTTTTTAAATCGCATCGATCATCGTTCAAGCAAATCACCGCGTGCGGCGCTCAAATACTGGAACATTGACCAGAAGGTTAGCACCGCTGCGATATAAAGCGCGATGACACCGATCCCTTCTACCATGTTGTCCGGGCGCCACAGCAAAGCGAACAACGCTAACATCTGCGCCGTTGTTTTCACTTTACCAATCCAGGAGACTGCTACGCTGCTACGTTTGCCAATTTCAGCCATCCACTCACGCAGTGCAGAAATAATGATCTCACGAGCAATCATGGTGGCCGCCGGTAAGGTAATCCACCAGGAGTGAAAATGTTCGGCCACCAGAACTAACGCCATCGCCACCATCACTTTATCCGCAACGGGATCAAGGAAAGCACCGAAGCGGGTACTCTGGTTCCAGCGTCGTGCCAGAAAACCATCAAACCAGTCGGTTACGGCTGCTACGATAAAGATCAATGCGCAGGCCAGCGGAGCCCAATGGAATGGCAGATAGAACGCCAGTACAAAGAACGGAATAAGAATAACGCGAAACAGGGTGAGCCAAGTCGGTATATTAAATTGCATATGCTACGGTAACTGTCTGGCCAGAGTAGGATTTACCTGTATGTTCCTACATTGCCGCTGGGTATTCAATGCTAGTGTTTCAGTGAATAGAAGATTTTTTCCGCAAGTGCGTGTGAAATACCGGGCACATTCGCAATTTCATCGACGGTAGCGCTCATCAGAGGTTGCAAGCCTCCCATGTATTTAAGCAGCTGCTGACGGCGTTTTGGACCAATACCCTCGATAGATTCCAGTGCGCTGGTATTCTTCACTTTCGCACGTTTATTTCGATGCCCTGTAATTGCATGATTGTGAGAGTCATCACGAATATGTTGAATCACATGCAGGGCAGGCGAATCCGGCGGCAGAGAAAAGCCCTCACCTTCTGGCTCAAAAAAGAGTGTTTCCAGCCCCGCTTTGCGGTCGCTACCCTTCGCTACCCCTAATAATATCGGACGCTGCTTATCCCATGGAACATCCAACTCGGCAAAGACAGTTTTTGCCTGTGCCAATTGGCCTTTTCCTCCGTCAATCAGGATCAGATCAGGAATTTTACTCTCTTCCAGCGCCTTACCATAACGACGACGTAGCACCTGATTCATCGCTGCGTAGTCATCTCCGGGCGTTATACCGCTGATATTATAGCGGCGATATTCAGCACGCACCGGTCCGTTACTATCAAACACCACGCAGGAAGCGATAGTTTGTTCACCCATGGTATGGCTGATATCGAAACATTCCATTCGATTGACGGTCGGTAATTTAAGCATTTCCGCCAGTGCCTTCAGGCGTTGGTGAATGGTAGATTGCTGTGCCAACTTTGTAATCAGAGCCGTCGCCGCATTGGTTCGCGCCAACTTGAGGTAACGAGCACGATCGCCGCGAGGCTTACTTTGAATGTTAACGCGCCGCCCCGCCAGCTCCGTAAGAGACTGAGCCAGTAGATCACGTTCAGGCAGGGAAAAATCCAGCAAAATATCGGATGGTAAGCTGCGCGCTTCACTACCCTGCAGGTAAAATTGCCCGACAAAGGTTTGTACCACCTCGGCCAGCTCCGTTCCACCCGGTACTTTGGGGAAATAGCTACGGCTGCCTAACACCTTACCCTGCCGGATAAACAGGACATGCAGACAAGCCATCCCGGCATCAAAGGATACGCCAATGACATCCAGGTCCTCACCTTGATTGGAAACAAACTGCTTCTCCGTCACGCGTCGTACCGCAAGAATTTGATCGCGCAGCCGCGCCGCCTCTTCAAACTTCAATTCATTACTCGCGGCTTCCATACGGCTAACCAACAAGTTCAACACCTGGTCGTCTTTCCCTGAGAGGAATAGACGCACGTATTCGATCTGTTGTGCATACTCCTCTTCACTGACCAGACCTGCGACACAGGGCCCCAGACAGCGGCCAATTTGATATTGCAGGCAGGGCCGTGAACGATTGCGATAAACGCTGTTTTCACACTGACGAACCGGAAATACTTTTTGCAATAGCGCAAGCGTTTCTCGTACCGCATAACCATTTGGAAATGGGCCGAAGTATTCGCCTTTAGCATGCTTAGCACCACGGTGCATCGCCAGCCGAGGATGCGTATCGCTGCTCAGAAAAATATAGGGGTAGGATTTATCATCACGCAACAGCACGTTGTACCGCGGCTGATAGAGCTTGATATAATTATGCTCCAGCAGCAATGCTTCCGTTTCAGTATGCGTGACGGTAACGTCAATCTGATTGATGTTACTCACCAGCGCTTCGGTTTTTCGGCTTCCCACATTACCGCGAAAATAGCTGGAGAGACGCTTTTTCAGGTCTTTGGCTTTGCCTACATAGATGACGGTGCCTGCAGCATCATACATCCGATAAACACCCGGCTGGCTGGTAACTGTCTTCAAAAAAGATTTGGCGTCAAACACATCACTCACTGCTGATCAACGACTCCGCATTAAACATGCCATGACGAATGGCTAAGTGGGTTAACTCAACATCACCGCTGATATTCAGCTTGCTGAACATCCGGTAGCGATAACTGTTAACGGTCTTCGGGCTGAGGTTTAGCTGTTCGGAAATTTCGGTTACCTTCTGTCCCTTAGTGATCATCAGCATAATCTGTAGTTCACGCTCAGACAAACAGCTAAATGGCGATTCCGCTTTTTGTGGTTCAATCTGGCTAAGCGCCATTTGTTGTGCGATATCAGAGGCAATATAGCGTTGCCCCGAATTAACCGAACGAATCGCATTCACCACTTCCTGCGGCGCAGCACCCTTGCTCAAATAGCCAGCAGCACCCGCCTGCATAACTTTGGCCGGCAATGGATTTTCGGTGTGGATAGTCAGCATGATGATTTTGATATCCGGATTGAAGCGCACGATCTTTCGCGTTGCTTCAAGCCCACCAATGCCCGGCATGTTCATATCCATCAGGACAACATCGACGTTGTTTGAACGACACCATTTAACCGCATCTTCACCGCACTTTGCTTCGCCGGCAACCAGAATGCCTTTGATATCTTCCAGTATGCGGCGAATCCCTGCGCGTACCAGTTCGTGGTCATCAACAAGAAGAACGCTGATCAAAGAGATCTCTCCAGAGTAGTCGAAGCTGAATTAGGACAAACGGCTAAAAATTAGATAACCGATGGTACTCTTTTTTGCCTCGGGAATGAACAACATTAATGCAGGAAACGTCCTGTATAATTTCATTTACACGCAATGATAATTAAAAAGAAAAGACATATTACGTGACTTTAATGGCGCAAAAAAATATCCAGAAAAGATCACCGCGTTCCTTGTCCTTCAAGCCATCCACGGACTACCCGTCCTCTTTTTCCCTCACGTACTCTCTGAAATCAACGGTTAGTGATTCACTCA encodes the following:
- the uvrC gene encoding excinuclease ABC subunit UvrC; the encoded protein is MSDVFDAKSFLKTVTSQPGVYRMYDAAGTVIYVGKAKDLKKRLSSYFRGNVGSRKTEALVSNINQIDVTVTHTETEALLLEHNYIKLYQPRYNVLLRDDKSYPYIFLSSDTHPRLAMHRGAKHAKGEYFGPFPNGYAVRETLALLQKVFPVRQCENSVYRNRSRPCLQYQIGRCLGPCVAGLVSEEEYAQQIEYVRLFLSGKDDQVLNLLVSRMEAASNELKFEEAARLRDQILAVRRVTEKQFVSNQGEDLDVIGVSFDAGMACLHVLFIRQGKVLGSRSYFPKVPGGTELAEVVQTFVGQFYLQGSEARSLPSDILLDFSLPERDLLAQSLTELAGRRVNIQSKPRGDRARYLKLARTNAATALITKLAQQSTIHQRLKALAEMLKLPTVNRMECFDISHTMGEQTIASCVVFDSNGPVRAEYRRYNISGITPGDDYAAMNQVLRRRYGKALEESKIPDLILIDGGKGQLAQAKTVFAELDVPWDKQRPILLGVAKGSDRKAGLETLFFEPEGEGFSLPPDSPALHVIQHIRDDSHNHAITGHRNKRAKVKNTSALESIEGIGPKRRQQLLKYMGGLQPLMSATVDEIANVPGISHALAEKIFYSLKH
- the uvrY gene encoding UvrY/SirA/GacA family response regulator transcription factor, with the protein product MISVLLVDDHELVRAGIRRILEDIKGILVAGEAKCGEDAVKWCRSNNVDVVLMDMNMPGIGGLEATRKIVRFNPDIKIIMLTIHTENPLPAKVMQAGAAGYLSKGAAPQEVVNAIRSVNSGQRYIASDIAQQMALSQIEPQKAESPFSCLSERELQIMLMITKGQKVTEISEQLNLSPKTVNSYRYRMFSKLNISGDVELTHLAIRHGMFNAESLISSE
- the pgsA gene encoding CDP-diacylglycerol--glycerol-3-phosphate 3-phosphatidyltransferase; its protein translation is MQFNIPTWLTLFRVILIPFFVLAFYLPFHWAPLACALIFIVAAVTDWFDGFLARRWNQSTRFGAFLDPVADKVMVAMALVLVAEHFHSWWITLPAATMIAREIIISALREWMAEIGKRSSVAVSWIGKVKTTAQMLALFALLWRPDNMVEGIGVIALYIAAVLTFWSMFQYLSAARGDLLER